taaaaactctAATTTTAGAATTAGGTTGATTTAGAATATAACCTCAAacgtttaattttaaaatgaatcattttaacaaaattagacTAAGCATGCAAGAAGGTAAGTAGTCTATTGCCCACCCCACTTAAAATGCCCCATTTAAGTTTTCTACTTTTATCAGGCATTCAACAGCAAGCATGAGATTCATACAAAAATTACTAAGAGAAAAATCACTCAATTGTGCAAGTAGATATTGATGATAATCTTGCAAGTCAACCGAGCTACAAACTCAATGCCTTAACAATAAATCTTAATCAAGATTAAACATCATTCAAATCATCAAAGAGAATGCAAGTAATCGATTGAGCTTAAATTTTAACTAGATTTATTCAACAAAATCATATTCTTAAGTTTAAGGTCTAGCTACTTTGACGCCTAGACATGCtctaaaagaattaaaagtgtCCTAGGCTTACTTTCCCTCTACTATGGAGCGAGAAGGATCCCTCCTTAAATCTGACCCCTCAGTCAAGACTTGAAGCTAGATAAAGAACTCTAAGATTAAGTAGTATTGGTTTTGCTTAAGACAAAGGAAAGACTTTCTTCGTAGGGGTTCAGACCTCATTAACATTGAGCAACCCTAACCGATCACAgaggaattaatttcctaccGTTTGGTTTACCCGTACTAAACATACTCTCGGTTTTATTTAGGTATTTTACGATACCAAGCATTTTGCTTTGCATCGGGTGGGCTATCATAATCTATGGTTCTCTACTTAGTTTCTAGCTTGACCGTCATCCCTAATTTTGAGCTATCTTTAGAACCTAAAATCAACCGCCCTAAAAGAACTTTATTTAtgaactttatttttcatttttcataggAACACAAcgtttcaaaatttgaattatttacaCTGAAGTGACCAAAAAAGAAGAGGTGTTTCCTTTGCAATTAGTCAGCATTTTCCTACAAATTCTAAGAGACTAAAAATGACATTTACAAATGTAAACTCATTGATCAAGCTGCAAATGAAGGAAAATGCTTTTCCTCGTGGATTTCTTGTGAACTCCCACTGGTTTCTTCATCATTTATCTGTCACAATTGTTCAAAACAAACCCaaaaggttttttttgttagaaatgTTGATCTTTAAATGAAACACTTTAAAATCTGCCACAAGTGCCACAACTAATTTCTCTACAGACACAAAACATGTTAAGACATCCACTCCTTCAATCAGATCAAAGATTAGTCTCTTGCCTCAagatttgttcttttaaataaagtcataattttttaaacaaatgaagtgTTTTTAATCCAATCAAAAAGTGCCTTTCAGAATTATAAGTACAACTCATCTTAAAGATGTAATACAAACAACTTTCAGAATGCTTTGGAGTCAAAACTagattgatgttttttaacttGAGTAAACCCTAATCTCAAAAATCCATAAAGAGTGTGCTTGGCATAATTCTAGAAAATGCTAGTGCAACTAATTGAAAAAGGTTTTTAGAAAGTTCCATGTAATATTATTTCACAGCAACACTATGCTCCTTTGGTGCTATTAAATGTTCCCAAAGTTGcataaaaaatttccaatatGAAGCCAAACAACATTGAAATCTTAAGTGCTAATCAATCAAAAAACACCACCAGAATTTTGAGAGCAATGCACCTACTTATAAcacattggaaaaaaaaaatcctaaaatgGAAGGGTACTACTATGCCTATCTTTTGCTGGTTTATTCTCTCATAGTTATATGAAGGAACGGAAAACACGGATAAATAAGTATAGGGTAAGTTACCTCAAATTTGTTGAAGTTTGCCACCAATCTCATATACTGACGGCGAGCCTCTGGAGAACGAGCCATGGACTTGACTCTGGATAGAGCCTTTTCAACATCAGCATATTTAAGTCGGCGGCCGATTCGTAGAAACTCGTATTCATCACTTTTCTCCATATTTGGATGTGGGGCAACGACTTCCCCCGTCACCCCTGCAGCCTTGAACCCTCGCAAACCAACTCTTTTCCGCCTCCAGCGTAGAATTGCCTTTTCTACAATACTAACAGACCAAATGACCTTTCTATACTGTTTGCGAACTTGATATCCTCTCACATGAGCCTGAATGCAACATTTGAAGCCTAAGTTCAGCATCTTAGatcttaagaaaataaatagaaattgtattacaatataaagaagaaaacttacaCAAGGGGGCTATGTATCTCCCACAATAGCCTAATTCTCTCATAATTTGCCTATCCCCCAACTTATACCCACTCTGCCAGGCAATCTACCTACCTAACGACTAATATACCACCACTAATATTCCTAAGGTAACCTGTAGCAGcataatctaaaaaattagGAAACGCAAATTTCAAGCACAAGTACCTGGATTTTTACAATTCGGTTTCTTATCTTCAAAAATTCTCTTCTTCCCTTCCAGCCACgataattttgttgtattctcAAAGCTGCAACGTGTAAATAATCCTCATAATGAATTTTTTCAGCCTTATTTAAAATGCCAAGAGCTACCAAGTCAGGTGAACCTTCATGTATCATCCCCTTGTCATTTTCCATTAACTGTTTATGACGAAATGAGCGGGCACGAAAAGCAGCATGGATTAAGGCAGCAGCGTTAACAGACTTTCTGACAGCAGCAAGAGAGCCCTTGAGAGAAAGTAGTTCATCCTCTGCCAATTGTGATGGTACAACATCTGCTGGCTCAATAGCCTCATCAACGTTAGCATTTTCTTTGATGTTatccttaaaattttcacCATCAGTCAAAGTACACGAATGTGCTGTAAGATCAGCTTCAGCTAAATATCCAGCAATACCCTTATGCCCTCTACTTGATGCCAAATCAGCAGCAGTTTGTCCTCTTGGAAATCCTGAAGTTGGGTCGTCCACAGCACCCGGAGAAACGCCTAAGCTAACCAGTGTAGTGACAGTCTCTTCCCTAGGACCACAGGACAAAATAACAGTCAGAAAGATTGTTAAAAGATCTTTCAAGttctacatttttaaaaaaatggaactgAAATTCCCAAGGACAACTCCTTAAAAACCGGAAAAGAAAGACACAAAGAATAcaactaaaacttaaaatccaAGACATAAACCTAACCTCCCAAAGTAAGATGCCCAGTGAAGAGCTGTCCTTCCATTTGAATCTCTGAAGTTTGGACTGAGCCCAGAAGCAATTATCAATCCTATGGCCCTCGCATAGCCAAGAGCAGCTGCCAAATGAATGATACCTAGGCCCTCATCATCTAAAACATGGGTTCCCATAGTTCCATCGTGAACCTTGCATGCCAGCCACTTGCATAGTTTGTCCTCCAGCAAACTTTGGATCATATAATCCCTATGGTTCATCCCATCACTTTTTAATGAACCTTCTGGCATACTCCATTTTGCAACATCACTTCTGGATGAATTTATCAAACCTATGATTTGGCATTTCTCACATTTGTTAGTAGAGCAATTCGACAAATTTTCCTCTGAACCTAAATTCAATAATCTTATCAGACGCATTTGAAACCATAATTCATCTTCTGGTGCACACTTGGGAGCATTAGGTAATGAAAGGGTTGATGGCTTCTCAAGATATTCAAACTCTCTAACCTCACTGCAGGCTAGCCTATTGCAGCATGTCACGTAGAAGGGAATACGCCCTGGAGCATGCAAAGGAGGAGTTCGGCATCGAAGTACATTGTTTGTCAGAACTTCTGCAGGAACCTCAACTTCACCAAACATGCATCCCCACTGTGTTTCTACAGGAAGTTTGTTGCTGCCCAAGAACGAGCCAACTATTAGGACCTtcatgtataaaaaaaaaaggtcaaacACCCAACCTTGATGAACCTAAGGGACAAAAACATGTCATACAATCGTCGATACCTTTGTTACATTTCCAGAATATGTCCAATCTGGGGAAAAATCAAAAATACTGAATAACTGTTCTTGGGAAAGAGAAGGCCCAAGTGAATTAACATCCAGCTGCATGTGATGTGATAAACTGGAACCTTCCTTCTCATCATTTCCAGCATCCAGTCCACACCAATAATTACCAGAGTCCAAAGTCATCAAAGAATCATTACAATCTCTTCCAATTTCCTTATCCATCCATCTGCCAAAACTGTCAAGTTTTCTGAGTTCTCCAAGACCTTCAAGGTCCAAATTATCATTGGTCGTCTTTCCAATCTGAACACAAGAACTACCACATCAAAATCAGTACACATAACAATTACCAAATAGAGGAGTTGGGATCAAACTATGCTTCTTTTTCTGACACAAGAAAATTTAGTGTCGGTGCTctaacaatataaaaataatttaatagttttttaaagcAAGCACCATTATTGGAttgaattgttttgaaatagcTCACATGAAGGCCTCTGTCTTTCTTGATTCGAGGCTTAGGGGGTTTTCTCttcaatatattaatttgaatttggctGCATCTATTTCTTCTTAGTTCTATTTTCAGTGTTGCGTTTGGAATTTTTGGTTGCAGTTCcccttttgttttctctttcttctgttttataggtctaaattttttaggccgtcaatttttgttgtatttattgTCTTTGCttcattaatgaaaatatccaTTTCCTTCTAACTAaactaatttagtttaattaagaaaaaaaaaaaacagtaagaAACTGCAATAAAAAAGTACACAAGGTTTTTCCATGGTAAATGCTTATTAGACAACATACAATTGATTGACACTGACAGCATATGGATGTGATGAAATTATAACCTCGTTTTAGAAGAACTTAATATACAAAtagaaataacaaagaaagtatGTGTATCTGTGCACATGTTGCAGGCAAAGAATGTACCGCATAAATTCAGGTTCACGTGTTCTAATGATATTATATAAGTAATTTCACAAATCCAAATCACAAAAGGAGTGTCGACCAAAAACTCCAATCAACATACCTGAACAGATCTTTGAGAGACTGGTTTCACAGCAGGTACTTTAGAATCAGTAATCAAGCCACTTTCACTATTTACCATATTTTCTACTAATCCACCAGAATCAAATCTAGCATCTGTTGCCTTGTGTGTAATGGGATCAATTGTGGCAGATTGAATAATCACGATTTCTTGTCCATACAAATCAGATGATCCTGCACCATCACAACccaagaatgaaaaataaaccaaTGAGACAACTTGACATAAACCAAAAAGATGACCATTTAAACTCCCTAGGATAAAACTGTTAAGTAACAAACAATTGTTAATACAAAGTCCCAAAAAGAACCAATGCAGTTTCATAGGTTCTTAGCAataaacgatttttttatagaatctCATCACAATTATGAGATGAAGATGGAACACCAAGAAATTGTGTTGATATTGGATGATATAAACTTCAACTATTACAAGACAGAATTGGTAATCTCAATTCTGGAATGAAATTGCAAAAAACTAACAGAAGTAAAAGAAGACTACCCTCTCTAcctttcctctctctcaaggaagTTTTGCAGAATTCTCTCACAAAATGATCTCCCCTTCTTCCCTCACCAACTTCTTATTTATAACCATGTAACTGcctaaatatcaaattacccttatacccctacCCTATACTAGGTATCTAACAGAAGATTTGCTTGAATCTAGGACAATTTCAAGGCCACAATGCAATAAACCAAAAGGGAACGAGGGAAGCTCAAGTGCAACATCTTTCCAAGGATTCCAGTGTGTGCCTTTAATCCCTTTCACGACCCAATTGAATGGATAGGTATCATGCTTACTCACAATGATCCCATGTGACAAGGATTCGGGATCTAGAGCAAAACACCAAAGCCACTTATTTAACAGGGCTTTATTTTGAAGCCTTAAATTACCCATCTTCAACCCACCCTGATCCACAGGGCGCCCAACAACTACCCAACTAACAAAATGAGAACCCTTTCCCACAGAAAGTCTCTCATGCACTTCTCACGGCTTTTGCCAACTGAGTTGGGGGCTCTAAACAGGGAAAAATAGTACACGGGAATTCCATTCAGCACAAATTTGATCAAAGTTAGTCTACCAGCCTTGGAAATAAAACCTTTCTTCCAAGAGGCACAGCACTCGAGGTTTTTTACAAACCTTCTCATAAATGGAGATGGGACAAGGCAACTTCATCATAACCAAGCCTAAGAGGCTCAATGATCTTCCTCTCCAACCCCTTAAGATGAATCGACTAAAGACATTcacaacaataaaaacaagGGAGATAGAGGGTCCCTTTTGTCTTAGGCCACTAGAAGCCTGAACTGATCCCTTGGGGGTTCAGTTAATTAGGATAGAGAAGTTCACATTTCTAACACAATCCCACATCCACATTCCCATTTCTTACACTAGTGGCACCAATTTAAGTACTGCAATAATAAAGAATGGTTCTCGAAAAGCTCAAACAACTGTAAAGGTGAAATCAAAGAAATCTTAAATTATGTGTTGTTTGGgtgtttttaaaatggttaaaattaatctataacatatttttaatgatttaaaagaaaatttaatggtaataaaataaattgattttccACCATGATCAAAGCCATGTTTCAAagacattttgaatattatagAAGTGATTTTAACCCTTCTAAAACTCCTCCCAAGCATCCCCCTAGTCCTCTGGCTCCAATTTTCTAGGTAACAAATTGCAGGGgcatataattttctttatgatAATCCAAGTTGAAGAGCGAAAATGCAGCATTTTAGTCTTACCTGAAACATCACCTGCAGGAAAAGACGCAGGTGAGATGCTGGATTTAAACACTTGATGCACATGAGAAGAGACTCCGGAGTGATTCCCACTGGAATCCACACCCGCATTTCTTGAGGGCACTGTTTGACTAGGATTGAATGGACGTAAAGCATGAACTGAGCCAACAAATGAGGGCTCCTGCAAGAAAAAGGGTGTTGAACCACCTTGACAACCTTCAGCCTGTAACCCTGGATCAACTGACACACGAGACATGCCAGGCTTGCATCCCTACATCCCATGACGAGGTCAAtacaacacccaaaaaaaagaaaagaaaagaaaaggagcaAGAAGATTAAAAGGCCAATGCACAGTGGACAAGTGTAAAATTTACAACCATAGAATTTAATACATTTTCCTGTTTGATAACTCAATCAGACTTCCGCTATATGAATTTTAGGACACAGTAGGTTTCAGTCTTCAAATACCCAGCACGATAGCATTTCAAAATAagcagaagaaaaaataagggAAATAGCGCTGGTCAGAAAATGTGCTTTCCATGAGTTATGAGCACAATAAAAAAAGGCTCAATTTGAAAACCTTTACAAGATGCAGTGAAATACATAGGGGTGGGGAAAATTAGACTAACATAATACCTCCTTTACTTCTCTGTAATGTACAAGGACAATATGCTCTAATTGCCTGAAAACAGTAAAAAGTGAATGataaagaagacaaaaaaatgtGACTGGAgactattaattaataaaaaacagGAATTTCTTCAACAGGATCTAAAATATGACCAGAAGTCGGAACCTAAAAACATGCATGAGCAAATCTTTGCGTAAGAGCAAGTCCTCCTAACCATGAAACAGTTCTATAACTacctaaaattatatataaccaggaaagagagatggagaggCAGAAGAACTCACCCATCAAGCATCCAATAACTTCTTCGCTGGAAATTCTCATTGTCCTCACCGTGTGCATAGTAACAATGCAGAACATCCACGCTTCCGGCCTATAAAAACAGGGAAACAATTAATTCATGAGATGAAACATTCTGAGCAACTTCTGTCCAAAAGGATGAAAGAGAGGGTGAAAAGTGTACACTAAAAAACTGTTATGCACCATAAAGATGAATTGGCATGACTTAGCTACAAACACTTGTGCAAACTGCAAAATGACAGCAACTagtacaataaaaaaaatgtaaaacaaagAGGGAAGATAACTTTCAGATAACCTAGACTCTTCTCTatgaaagaaaactaaacacctaaccaaaataaaatatcgcGATTGAAGCCTTATCCACACATTCTGATGCTGGTACTTGTTCCTTTTAAGGTTATGTTTGTTGTCTATCCATGGTTTTAGGTATTTGGTTTGAAAGAACAAGAggcttttcaaaaataaaaacgttCCTTGGGAAGAAAGCTTGGTTTTGATAAGGACTTTTGCAGCTTCATGGAGTGTCATAAAGCTTTGCGCAATCGGATTCCTTCTTGTTGGGAAACCTCTTGTAATTTGTTccatttttaatgaaatttttaatttcagatTTGGGGTTTAGAAGTactttttgattttggttttggagTGCTTAGAATTCATCTTCCCAATTGTCAATGAGGAGTTCTCATTcctataaaaataacaaaaacaacaacaataatacttaaatgtttaaaagtaCAAATCAAGTACCTCCAGCTTCTAAATATCGAGAAAACAGAATTGTGTAGACATGTTTGCCTTTGTATAATCTTTTGGGGATACTTATAATCGAATACAGCAGTGTAGACATGAATAAATGGAAATCAATCTAACAATGGCCGTGGCTTGCTAACTCTACATGTTCAAGTGCCCCCCATCACTCATGAACAAAGGGGAAAAAGTTAACTTACTACCAACAGATTGAACAGCACACCTTCAACTTTTCATGAGCTTCTTTGACAgtttttccatctttcttcttcctccatctATGACCATCTTTACGAAAATATCTAAGTGCTTTGCGATCAAAAAGGAACAAGGATCCAGCTGTAAGTGAAGAGTAATTATGTTACTTTGCGCAGGGGcagaaaatctcaaaaaacaGCTGGGAGGAATAATACTTCAATAGAATAAGCAGCCTCTCATCTAAGCAACATTCGAGCAATCAGTATTGAAATAAACACAATCCTTATAAGAAATGTTtcaaaagataacaaaatggCACTGCTTGCCCAAGCAACATTAACTAACATTGCGAATAGTATTTTGTTTGCACATGGTTTCAACAGTGTTCCTACTGATTCATAGCAAGACATGATCAGATTGCAAcaactagaaaaagaaaaaaattaaaagaacttGAAGCACACCAAAAGTGCATCAgtattaattcaattcaagGGCTAGCATTTCCATACAAAATTGTCTACCTATATCAAAAGAGAGCAGCTATATAGGAATAAACTACTGAGGAACGTCAAAGTAATAACCTGGAGGCTGAACTGGAGGATCTGGTGCTAATTGAAACTTTTTGTAGTTTCGAAGAATTTCACATATTTCAGCTGGCCGAAGCCATCTACTCTGTGCTTCTTGTAATATTCGTACCAAATCTGtcagaattttaaaatagggACCGacgttcaaaattttaaaaataaataaataaattggccAGCCACAGccaaaaatagataaaatcgctaaaattttaaaaagaagaatacaGAAATTTCAAGCATCTGAGGACGTAATTAACTCAGCTAAGTTTCATTGTTTCATTTGAGTGTCTATTAAATCATTCATGAATCCTTTTGTATTCATgctttcttaaaaataaacaacagtTCGAGAGGTTTCTTTTCAACAAACTCAAACAAAGAGTACAAGATTTTAATTCTTTGAATATAACTCTTTGCTAGCTAAGATAAATAAGCAAATACATACAGAATGCTGAACACTCGTCAACCGAAAGATCGAAACGgaaaaaagtcaaataaataaatacacacacacaaacacacactCATTCGGTTAATAAACTTCAAACGAAATGCccaaatacttcacattttgATTAAAGGAAGTAAAAAGACTAAGAAAGATACGCATGCAACACATAATCAAAACACAACACAAAAATTAAGATGTCAAACAAACGGATGAACAGAAAAAGATCATGATCAAGAAGTTGGGATCCATCATAAGACACATATAACAAACAACAAGAATGAAGCCAAAAAGGCAACCTAATTGCTGAATGGGAACATATCTCTTGGTGTCAGCCATCAAACACACAATTTCTCATCACCATCAACCAACGGTTAGAATCAAAATCTCCTGAAACGACCctgcaaagaaaaagaagcgCCACAACAAGAAAAAcgaagaaattaataaaatgcaTGGAAGGGaggggaagaagaagggaagaagATTTAACCCTAAGAAGCGCAATGATTCTGAGATGGGGTTGAGTTGGAATGCAACAGGACGAtgaagaatggaagaaaaacgaaaatgaagaagaatagaaTTTTTGTGAAAGAGACGATGAGTTAACAGTCAACGAGTTTGCAAATGCATTCACACGAATGGGGTTTGGGTTACGGATTCCATCAAAATTCTGGAATCAGGTGGAATTTGAAATGATCAACATTACCCGCTTCTCCCTGTAAACCATGCTGACGAACACGCGTTCCCGTTCTTCAAAATGACTTGGCCACCTTTTCAGGCAAAGATTTATTTGTTCCGACTTTCTACACAAATTACCTTAAATAgaatataagatattttttaaaagaatgttctaactttttcaaatattataaattttgtttacaaCTCCAAATTACATCAACATCCATACATTCAATCTCTTTGTTCATTAGAGTAAGATGctggaatttttaaaaatgaaagcaacTTTAACTTATTCAATCTTCTCTTTCTAAATTCcttatctttatttaatcttttgtttctttctccaATATTGGCCCTGGGTCTTTGTATTCGACCCTCACCACAAGAggctatttcatttttatttaaattggcCTTCCCAATTCCATTAAACTATAAATCATGTACCGCAAATATGATCAAGTTTTtctgtttgaattttgataacttccaaattttttagcacattttatttcctttttcaattccaaacttttctatttatttcttcaacGTCAGgcttctcaatttctttttccaactcTTGTGATCC
This is a stretch of genomic DNA from Cucumis sativus cultivar 9930 chromosome 4, Cucumber_9930_V3, whole genome shotgun sequence. It encodes these proteins:
- the LOC101219268 gene encoding calmodulin-binding transcription activator 3 isoform X1 — protein: MADTKRYVPIQQLDLVRILQEAQSRWLRPAEICEILRNYKKFQLAPDPPVQPPAGSLFLFDRKALRYFRKDGHRWRKKKDGKTVKEAHEKLKAGSVDVLHCYYAHGEDNENFQRRSYWMLDGQLEHIVLVHYREVKEGCKPGMSRVSVDPGLQAEGCQGGSTPFFLQEPSFVGSVHALRPFNPSQTVPSRNAGVDSSGNHSGVSSHVHQVFKSSISPASFPAGDVSGSSDLYGQEIVIIQSATIDPITHKATDARFDSGGLVENMVNSESGLITDSKVPAVKPVSQRSVQIGKTTNDNLDLEGLGELRKLDSFGRWMDKEIGRDCNDSLMTLDSGNYWCGLDAGNDEKEGSSLSHHMQLDVNSLGPSLSQEQLFSIFDFSPDWTYSGNVTKVLIVGSFLGSNKLPVETQWGCMFGEVEVPAEVLTNNVLRCRTPPLHAPGRIPFYVTCCNRLACSEVREFEYLEKPSTLSLPNAPKCAPEDELWFQMRLIRLLNLGSEENLSNCSTNKCEKCQIIGLINSSRSDVAKWSMPEGSLKSDGMNHRDYMIQSLLEDKLCKWLACKVHDGTMGTHVLDDEGLGIIHLAAALGYARAIGLIIASGLSPNFRDSNGRTALHWASYFGREETVTTLVSLGVSPGAVDDPTSGFPRGQTAADLASSRGHKGIAGYLAEADLTAHSCTLTDGENFKDNIKENANVDEAIEPADVVPSQLAEDELLSLKGSLAAVRKSVNAAALIHAAFRARSFRHKQLMENDKGMIHEGSPDLVALGILNKAEKIHYEDYLHVAALRIQQNYRGWKGRREFLKIRNRIVKIQAHVRGYQVRKQYRKVIWSVSIVEKAILRWRRKRVGLRGFKAAGVTGEVVAPHPNMEKSDEYEFLRIGRRLKYADVEKALSRVKSMARSPEARRQYMRLVANFNKFEINDEETSGSSQEIHEEKHFPSFAA
- the LOC101219268 gene encoding calmodulin-binding transcription activator 3 isoform X2, with the translated sequence MLDGQLEHIVLVHYREVKEGCKPGMSRVSVDPGLQAEGCQGGSTPFFLQEPSFVGSVHALRPFNPSQTVPSRNAGVDSSGNHSGVSSHVHQVFKSSISPASFPAGDVSGSSDLYGQEIVIIQSATIDPITHKATDARFDSGGLVENMVNSESGLITDSKVPAVKPVSQRSVQIGKTTNDNLDLEGLGELRKLDSFGRWMDKEIGRDCNDSLMTLDSGNYWCGLDAGNDEKEGSSLSHHMQLDVNSLGPSLSQEQLFSIFDFSPDWTYSGNVTKVLIVGSFLGSNKLPVETQWGCMFGEVEVPAEVLTNNVLRCRTPPLHAPGRIPFYVTCCNRLACSEVREFEYLEKPSTLSLPNAPKCAPEDELWFQMRLIRLLNLGSEENLSNCSTNKCEKCQIIGLINSSRSDVAKWSMPEGSLKSDGMNHRDYMIQSLLEDKLCKWLACKVHDGTMGTHVLDDEGLGIIHLAAALGYARAIGLIIASGLSPNFRDSNGRTALHWASYFGREETVTTLVSLGVSPGAVDDPTSGFPRGQTAADLASSRGHKGIAGYLAEADLTAHSCTLTDGENFKDNIKENANVDEAIEPADVVPSQLAEDELLSLKGSLAAVRKSVNAAALIHAAFRARSFRHKQLMENDKGMIHEGSPDLVALGILNKAEKIHYEDYLHVAALRIQQNYRGWKGRREFLKIRNRIVKIQAHVRGYQVRKQYRKVIWSVSIVEKAILRWRRKRVGLRGFKAAGVTGEVVAPHPNMEKSDEYEFLRIGRRLKYADVEKALSRVKSMARSPEARRQYMRLVANFNKFEINDEETSGSSQEIHEEKHFPSFAA
- the LOC101219268 gene encoding calmodulin-binding transcription activator 3 isoform X3, which produces MSRVSVDPGLQAEGCQGGSTPFFLQEPSFVGSVHALRPFNPSQTVPSRNAGVDSSGNHSGVSSHVHQVFKSSISPASFPAGDVSGSSDLYGQEIVIIQSATIDPITHKATDARFDSGGLVENMVNSESGLITDSKVPAVKPVSQRSVQIGKTTNDNLDLEGLGELRKLDSFGRWMDKEIGRDCNDSLMTLDSGNYWCGLDAGNDEKEGSSLSHHMQLDVNSLGPSLSQEQLFSIFDFSPDWTYSGNVTKVLIVGSFLGSNKLPVETQWGCMFGEVEVPAEVLTNNVLRCRTPPLHAPGRIPFYVTCCNRLACSEVREFEYLEKPSTLSLPNAPKCAPEDELWFQMRLIRLLNLGSEENLSNCSTNKCEKCQIIGLINSSRSDVAKWSMPEGSLKSDGMNHRDYMIQSLLEDKLCKWLACKVHDGTMGTHVLDDEGLGIIHLAAALGYARAIGLIIASGLSPNFRDSNGRTALHWASYFGREETVTTLVSLGVSPGAVDDPTSGFPRGQTAADLASSRGHKGIAGYLAEADLTAHSCTLTDGENFKDNIKENANVDEAIEPADVVPSQLAEDELLSLKGSLAAVRKSVNAAALIHAAFRARSFRHKQLMENDKGMIHEGSPDLVALGILNKAEKIHYEDYLHVAALRIQQNYRGWKGRREFLKIRNRIVKIQAHVRGYQVRKQYRKVIWSVSIVEKAILRWRRKRVGLRGFKAAGVTGEVVAPHPNMEKSDEYEFLRIGRRLKYADVEKALSRVKSMARSPEARRQYMRLVANFNKFEINDEETSGSSQEIHEEKHFPSFAA